A stretch of DNA from Nonlabens ponticola:
TGAAAAGCAAGTGCTAGACAGCGCAGATAAATTGCTGGTAACAAGTCCTACAACAAGAGCAGAATTTGAAGCCAAAACCAAAACAGCAATAACTGTCATCACCAATGGCTTCAACATAGAACCTAACAATACATCACAACCAGCTGGAAAGTTCACGTTGAGCCACATAGGTACGCTACTCGCAGATCGCAATCCTATTCATTTATGGATAACGCTTGCAGAACTTATAGAGATCAGAGAAGACTTTGCTGCAGATTTTAAATTACAATTGGCAGGAAATGTAGGTGACGACATTATTAACAGTCTAAAAGAATGTCAATTACTTAATTACACAAACCTTAAAGGATACTTATCGCATCAAGAAGCGGTCAATGCGATGTACAACTCACAAGCATTATTGTTAATCGAGATTGATAGTGCAGATACCCAGGCGATCATTCCTGGAAAATTATTTGAATATATCGCAAGCCGCAGACCAGTCATAGCAATCGGGCCAGAGCAATCAGATATTATTCAAATATTGTATGAAAGTAATGCAGGAACGTATTTTAAATACCGCGACCCACATTTATCGCGACACATCCTAGAACTTTATCAAGCTTACAAAAAGAATGAGTTACTAGGAAATCATCAGGAGATCAATAATTACCATCGCTCAAACTTAACCGATCAATTGATCAAAATTATCCAGAAGCGCTAATGGGAATGGTCATTAAACATAGCAGTTGGAATCTGGTTATTACCGCAATTGGTTTTGTGTTGGGTGCCGTGAACGTTCTACTACTTGCGACAACCTATCTAAATGACAATTACTACGGTTTATGGGGTTACGTGCTATCTACCTCATTTTTAATTTTCCCGTTGATGTCCTTTGGGATTCATAATACGATTGTCAAATTTTATAGTTCGTATAAAACCAAAGAGGAGCGTGATAATTTTCTTTCTCAAATGCTATTGTGGCCATTAGTAGCCCTCACGTTTATCATTGGATTGATCTACATCTATCAGACCGATCTAAGGCTATTTATCTCATCACGTAATCAAATCTCTGGTGACTATTTGTGGGCAATAGTTCTGGTAGCAGTTTTTCAAGCCTATTTTGAAATATGGTACAGCTGGACCAAAGTTCACTACAAAACCATAGGAGGTAATTTTCTCAAAGAGGTTTTCTATCGCGCTGCCGCAACTGTAATGCTTTGCCTGGTGGCACTAGACATAATCACTCAAACGCAGTTTATCTATAGCCTGGTTCTCATCTATTTTTTGCGCATGTTACTAATGGCCATCGTTGCCTTGAGAGTTTATACTCCGGTTTTTGAGATAAAAAAACTTGTTGCCGTGCGAGAGCTGGTTTACTACTCTGTGTTGATGATTATTGCTGGGTCAGTGGCGACAGCTTTGCTCGATCTGGATAAAACGATGATCAATCAATACATTGACATCGCCAATATCGCTTACTACAATGTTCCTGTTTTCATGGCGACCGTGGTGGCGATTCCGTCGCGTGGTATGGCGCAGATAATCCACCCATTGACAGCACGCTTTTTCAATGGCAATCAGCTAGATGAAGTTGAGAATTTGTATAAACGCAGTTCTTTGAATCTCACGATTATTGCTGGACTATTGCTGTTACTT
This window harbors:
- a CDS encoding oligosaccharide flippase family protein; translation: MGMVIKHSSWNLVITAIGFVLGAVNVLLLATTYLNDNYYGLWGYVLSTSFLIFPLMSFGIHNTIVKFYSSYKTKEERDNFLSQMLLWPLVALTFIIGLIYIYQTDLRLFISSRNQISGDYLWAIVLVAVFQAYFEIWYSWTKVHYKTIGGNFLKEVFYRAAATVMLCLVALDIITQTQFIYSLVLIYFLRMLLMAIVALRVYTPVFEIKKLVAVRELVYYSVLMIIAGSVATALLDLDKTMINQYIDIANIAYYNVPVFMATVVAIPSRGMAQIIHPLTARFFNGNQLDEVENLYKRSSLNLTIIAGLLLLLVLCNASQFYLFLPPEFAVALPVLFFICIVKFTENVLGSNNAILYSTNLYQVTLWLGLALAVVAWLLNMWLIPLYGLTGAAIATCVAYVCYAFAKAVYVKIKLNMHPWTRETTVVLLVVVVLLVAFYFWDFPFDKYTNILLKSTLISLLYIASVYRLKLSSEINDLVHKGIEKIKRRP
- a CDS encoding glycosyltransferase family protein codes for the protein MQSSIYIVCYYWPPAGGPGVQRWLTMSHYLVESNYHVTVVIPENADYPVTDASLTNDINPKITIKKIAIKEPTRWIKKILGGKTAQLQKGILNKKPGLLERALLWVRGNYFIPDARKSWADRVVQELENDSAFAKAKTLITTGPPHSVHLVGLKLKKRFTKNIEWIADFRDPWTTIGYHDKLRLSLNAQEKHLKLEKQVLDSADKLLVTSPTTRAEFEAKTKTAITVITNGFNIEPNNTSQPAGKFTLSHIGTLLADRNPIHLWITLAELIEIREDFAADFKLQLAGNVGDDIINSLKECQLLNYTNLKGYLSHQEAVNAMYNSQALLLIEIDSADTQAIIPGKLFEYIASRRPVIAIGPEQSDIIQILYESNAGTYFKYRDPHLSRHILELYQAYKKNELLGNHQEINNYHRSNLTDQLIKIIQKR